One genomic segment of Stigmatopora argus isolate UIUO_Sarg chromosome 1, RoL_Sarg_1.0, whole genome shotgun sequence includes these proteins:
- the klhl17 gene encoding kelch-like protein 17, translating to MEGGGMQLLNRDGHSVSHNSKRHYHDSFVSMNRMRQRGLLCDIVLHVSNKEIKAHKVVLASCSPYFHAMFTNEMSESRQTHVTLHDIDPQALEQLIQYTYTAEIVVGEGNVQTLLPAASLLQLNGVRDACCKFLLSQLDPSNCLGIRGFADTHSCSDLLKSAHKYVLQHFVEVSKTEEFMLQPLKQVLDLISSDNLNVPSEEEVYRAVLSWVKHDIDGRRPNVPWLMKCVRLPLLKRDFLMSNVDTELLVRHHSECKDLLIEALKYHLMPEQRGVLSNSRTRARRCEGASPVLFAVGGGSLFAIHGDCEAYDTRTDRWHMVASMSTRRARVGVAAIGNRLYAVGGYDGTSDLATVESYDPITNSWQPEVSMGTRRSCLGVAVLHGLLYAAGGYDGASCLNSAERFDPLTSSWTSIAAMSTRRRYVRVATLDGNLYAVGGYDSSSHLATVEKYDPQGNMWTPIANMLSRRSSAGVAVLDGMLYVAGGNDGTSCLNSVERFNPKTNTWEGVSAMNIRRSTHDLVAMDGWLYAVGGNDGSSSLNSIEKYSPRSNKWVAASCMFTRRSSVGVAVLELLNFPPPSSPTLSVSSTSL from the exons ATGGAAGGAGGAGGCATGCAGCTGCTGAACCGCGACGGCCACAGCGTCTCGCACAACTCCAAGCGCCACTACCACGACTCCTTCGTGTCCATGAACAGGATGCGCCAGCGCGGCTTGCTCTGCGACATCGTGCTCCACGTCTCCAACAAGGAGATCAAGGCGCACAAGGTGGTGCTGGCTTCTTGCAGCCCCTACTTCCACGCCATGTTTACCA ATGAGATGTCGGAGAGTCGGCAGACCCACGTGACACTCCATGACATCGACCCCCAGGCATTGGAGCAGCTCATTCAGTATACATACACGGCCGAAATTGTGGTCGGGGAGGGTAACGTTCAG ACGTTGCTACCTGCCGCTAGCCTGCTGCAACTCAACGGAGTGCGAGATGCCTGCTGCAAGTTCCTCCTCAGCCAGCTGGACCCCTCCAACTGCCTGGGCATCCGAGGCTTCGCCGACACGCACTCCTGCAGCGACCTCCTCAAGTCGGCGCACAAGTACGTCCTGCAGCACTTTGTGGAGGTGTCCAAGACGGAGGAGTTCATGCTGCAGCCGCTAAAACAG GTCCTGGACCTGATTTCTAGCGACAACCTCAACGTACCATCCGAAGAAGAAGTGTACCGGGCCGTGCTGAGTTGGGTGAAACACGACATCGACGGCCGCCGTCCTAACGTCCCGTGG TTGATGAAGTGCGTTCGGCTTCCGCTGCTGAAACGCGACTTCCTCATGAGCAACGTGGACACCGAGTTGCTGGTCCGACACCACTCGGAGTGCAAGGACCTCCTGATCGAGGCCCTCAAGTACCACCTGATGCCCGAGCAGAGGGGCGTGCTCAGCAACAGCAGGACGCGAGCTCGCCGTTGCGAGGGCGCCAGCCCCGTGCTCTTCGCCGTCG GCGGGGGGAGCCTGTTCGCCATTCACGGGGACTGCGAAGCGTACGACACCAGGACGGATCGCTGGCACATGGTGGCGTCTATGTCCACTCGGCGGGCCAGGGTGGGCGTGGCCGCCATCGGGAACAGGCTGTATGCCGTCGGTGG GTACGACGGAACGTCCGATCTGGCCACCGTCGAATCGTACGACCCCATTACCAACTCCTGGCAACCCGAGGTTTCCATGGGAACGCGCCGGAGCTGCTTGGGGGTTGCAGTCTTGCATGGTTTGTTGTATGCTGCGGGGGGCTATGACGGTGCTTCCTGTCTTAATAG CGCGGAGCGTTTTGACCCTCTTACCAGCTCATGGACCTCAATTGCAGCAATGAGTACACGCAGGAGATACGTTCGAGTCGCAACTTTAG ATGGAAACTTGTATGCGGTGGGTGGTTACGATAGCTCCTCTCATCTTGCAACAGTCGAGAAGTATGATCCTCAG GGCAACATGTGGACACCCATTGCCAACATGCTAAGTCGACGTAGCAGTGCCGGTGTGGCCGTGCTGGACGGCATGCTGTATGTAGCGGGGGGCAACGATGGCACCAGCTGCCTCAACTCGGTGGAAAGGTTCAACCCCAAGACCAACACTTGGGAGGGAGTGTCGGCCATGAACATTCGGAG GAGCACCCACGATTTAGTGGCCATGGACGGTTGGCTGTACGCGGTGGGAGGCAACGACGGGAGCTCCAGTCTCAACTCCATCGAGAAGTACAGCCCGCGTAGCAACAAGTGGGTGGCGGCCTCCTGCATGTTTACGCGGCGCAGCAGCGTGGGCGTGGCCGTGCTGGAGCTTCTCAACTTCCCGCCGCCGTCCTCGCCCACGCTGTCCGTTTCCTCCACGAGCCTTTGA